The following are encoded together in the Panicum virgatum strain AP13 chromosome 6K, P.virgatum_v5, whole genome shotgun sequence genome:
- the LOC120713360 gene encoding uncharacterized protein LOC120713360, with the protein MGIFASTGWKNVISKFADKSGDKRTKKQLKNKLDVFKKEYTVFMEFKNCATGLEWDAEKRTRCNNPDRGIKCGHVKFRKQGPKFLEDMHIIFGKAHVSGSSATCPGDISSDEASDEDVEEVPKRAENAGKTGNQGKKKCKGASTAVEDKDEKSPFFRMYKNTCLKIETAAEKISTSIKASSAPPTNLVPSIAQTVNMVTECGVEEGTALIHTASSLIQD; encoded by the exons ATGGGAATTTTTGCGAGTACTGGTTGGAAGAATGTTATTTCCAAGTTTGCAGATAAATCCGGTgataaacgcaccaaaaaacaACTGAAGAACAAGCTAGATGTTTTCAAAAAGGAATACACAGTGTTCATGGAGTTCAAGAACTGTGCAACTGGGCTTGAATGGGATGCTGAAAAAAGAACT AGATGTAACAATCCTGATAGAGGAATCAAATGCGGGCATGTGAAGTTTCGGAAGCAAGGGCCAAAGTTTCTTGAAGATATGCATATAATTTTTGGCAAGGCACATGTTAGTGGGTCATCAGCAACCTGTCCTGGAGATATATCCTCCGACGAGGCAAGTGATGAGGATGTCGAGGAGGTACCAAAACGTGCAGAGAATGCTGGGAAGACGGGGAATCAAGGAAAGAAGAAATGCAAGGGGGCCTCCACTGCTGTTGAAGACAAAGATGAAAAGAGCCCATTTTTTCGCATGTATAAGAACACTTGTTTGAAGATAGAAACTGCAGCAGAGAAAATCTCCACAAGTATTAAAGCATCATCCGCTCCTCCAACCAACCTCGTCCCATCCATTGCACAAACTGTGAATATGGTGACAGAATGTGGGGTGGAAGAAGGAACTGCTCTCATACACACAGCCTCCTCTCTAATCCAGGATTAG
- the LOC120712137 gene encoding small heat shock protein, chloroplastic-like — MQQAVASSNLHAITTSPAAPRSRFTWTSRPSCVVVPQRGSVKARSMRNGSTDSLDHLQRASKPRQQQQGGSAPSPRRRLIQTTPFGLWDSFPEARTLDQMVRTMERIMDGEGDDDGRVLVVPAAVAASAVPRAEAGNGVAVPAAAGGGAATGAAYRQRGGRTPWEVRERAGEYLVRFDMPGMSREDVRVSVRDRTLVVAAEKAAVAKEQHEDEEEDEEGEQWPAASFGRYRTRFELPENVDVERIAAEARDGVLYLTIPKLSAGGKVVNILVQ, encoded by the exons ATGCAGCAAGCGGTGGCATCATCCAACCTGCACGCCATCACCACCTCCCCCGCCGCTCCAAGAAGCAGGTTCACATGGACCAGCCGCCCTTCCTGCGTGGTGGTGCCACAGAGAGGCTCCGTCAAGGCGCGGTCCATGAGGAACGGCTCCACGGATAGCCTGGACCACCTGCAGCGGGCGTCCAAGcccaggcagcagcagcagggaggGAGCGCTCCAAGTCCAAGGAGACGCCTCATCCAAACCACCCCATTTG GGCTGTGGGACAGCTTCCCGGAGGCGAGGACGCTGGACCAGATGGTGCGCACCATGGAGCGCATCATGGACGGCgagggcgacgacgacggccggGTCCTCGTCGTGCCGGCGGCGGTCGCGGCGAGCGCGGTGCCGCGCGCGGAGGCGGGCAACGGCGTCGCTGTGCCTgctgcagcaggaggaggagctgccaCGGGCGCGGCGTACCGGCAGCGCGGCGGGCGGACGCCGTGGGAGGTCAGGGAGCGCGCGGGGGAGTACCTGGTGCGGTTCGACATGCCGGGGATGTCGCGGGAGGACGTGCGGGTCAGCGTGCGGGACCGGACGCTGGTGGTGGCCGCCGAGAAGGCCGCGGTGGCGAAGGAGCAgcacgaggacgaggaggaggatgaggagggggagcagtggccggcggcgagcttcggGCGGTACCGGACGCGGTTCGAGCTGCCGGAGAACGTGGACGTGGAGAGGATCGCGGCCGAGGCGAGGGACGGCGTGCTCTACCTCACCATCCCCAAGTTGTCAGCCGGGGGAAAGGTCGTCAACATCCTGGTGCAGTGA